In Fibrobacter sp. UWR3, a single window of DNA contains:
- a CDS encoding UDP-N-acetylmuramoyl-L-alanyl-D-glutamate--2,6-diaminopimelate ligase: protein MISEGLMQNLSVKVLCDDSRRAKPGDLFFSLSTEGFEEFARNAVAAGAVAVVSELPAPEGLTSRWIQVSDVKAARLEAARIFYKDPFAKLACHAVTGTNGKTTSAFLMNAMLESSGKKTALLGTIKNKIGDTSVVATLTTPGLLDLFAFAAKAVAAGCTDLVMEASSHSLVQGRVAGIRFRSALFSNLTQDHLDYHKTMENYFEAKKLLFTKYLAEDGVAVLNIDDAHGEKIFDEMKAAGRKAVAVSRLGNAKADVKPEGAVKSTEEGLEMLLPMIAKEKLETPLCGEFNVDNVLLVLAWANAIGIQELAMRAAIASVRVPGRFEKVWNKGGRHVIVDYAHTPDALERVLNTARSLCRGTLSTVFGCGGDRDRTKRPIMGHIAETLADKAWLTSDNPRTEDPLAIIEDVRAGMKTEKFEVVPDRAEAIRKACAALKDGDWLVIAGKGHEDYQIVGKTKHHFDDREQAVKAMEEC, encoded by the coding sequence ATGATTTCGGAAGGATTGATGCAGAACTTGTCTGTGAAGGTTCTGTGCGACGATTCCCGCCGTGCGAAGCCTGGTGATTTGTTCTTCTCGCTTTCGACGGAAGGTTTCGAGGAATTTGCGCGCAATGCCGTTGCCGCGGGTGCCGTTGCCGTGGTGAGCGAGTTGCCTGCGCCCGAAGGGCTTACCTCCAGGTGGATTCAGGTGTCCGACGTGAAGGCGGCGCGTCTCGAGGCCGCAAGGATTTTCTACAAGGACCCGTTCGCGAAACTGGCCTGCCATGCCGTTACCGGTACGAACGGTAAGACGACGAGCGCTTTCCTGATGAACGCAATGCTCGAGTCTTCGGGCAAGAAGACGGCCCTCCTCGGGACCATCAAGAACAAGATTGGCGATACCTCCGTGGTGGCGACGCTTACGACGCCCGGGCTTCTGGACCTGTTCGCTTTTGCCGCGAAGGCCGTGGCGGCGGGCTGCACCGACCTGGTGATGGAAGCCTCCTCGCATTCGCTGGTGCAGGGGCGCGTGGCGGGAATCCGCTTCAGGAGCGCGCTCTTCAGCAACCTCACGCAGGACCATCTCGATTACCACAAGACGATGGAAAACTACTTCGAGGCAAAGAAACTCCTGTTCACGAAGTATCTTGCGGAAGATGGCGTTGCGGTACTGAACATCGACGATGCGCATGGCGAAAAGATTTTTGACGAGATGAAAGCGGCCGGCCGCAAGGCGGTTGCCGTATCGCGCCTCGGGAATGCGAAGGCCGACGTGAAGCCTGAGGGGGCGGTGAAGAGCACCGAGGAAGGGCTCGAGATGCTGCTCCCGATGATTGCGAAGGAAAAGCTGGAAACGCCGCTATGTGGCGAATTCAACGTGGATAATGTATTGCTGGTGCTCGCCTGGGCGAATGCCATCGGGATTCAGGAACTCGCTATGCGTGCGGCAATTGCGAGCGTGCGTGTGCCGGGCCGTTTTGAGAAGGTCTGGAACAAGGGTGGCCGCCACGTGATTGTGGATTACGCCCACACGCCCGATGCCCTCGAGCGCGTGCTGAATACGGCTCGCAGCCTCTGCCGCGGTACGCTTTCGACCGTGTTCGGTTGTGGCGGTGACCGTGACCGCACCAAGCGCCCGATTATGGGGCATATTGCGGAAACCCTTGCCGACAAGGCCTGGCTCACCTCCGATAACCCGCGCACGGAAGACCCGCTTGCGATTATCGAGGACGTGCGTGCCGGAATGAAGACGGAAAAGTTCGAGGTTGTCCCCGACCGTGCCGAGGCGATTCGCAAGGCATGTGCTGCCCTGAAGGATGGCGACTGGCTCGTGATTGCGGGCAAGGGGCACGAGGATTACCAGATTGTCGGGAAGACGAAACACCATTTTGACGACCGCGAACAGGCGGTGAAGGCGATGGAAGAATGCTGA
- a CDS encoding penicillin-binding protein gives MNNKVQIEPLAFIKWLLMSLIAILAWQTINIQVVNREVYQTQTESMVVSTKNVHADRGRILDRNGNVFADNVSDSANNYSRLFLQGKLASQLIGKVGHDGKGSMGLELTFDEKLRGVSGLRVGVKDLYTRSREVAKAEPGMSLVLTIDKNIQEIVERELKDGVEEFDAKSASAVVVEPYTGEILAMASYPTFDPNSKTQGVGRMSKNDIVSMSYEPGSTFKVITAAAAIENKVVDPARVYENEGKCWKWNPKSEKICDTHIYGDMDMSEAMVQSSNIVFAKIADEVGADKLYHMARSFGFGMPTSEFFAGEENGRLLKPYELKRDDRTLKTMGFGHAVSVTPIQMAMAYAAVANGGVLMEPMIVREWRDAQDSVVEKRAPTPVRRVISESTASTIRSMLYRVVNSGTAKKVVSKKIPDVLFGGKTGTAEKFNQETQKYDRDHQVASFIGLAPVEDTRYVCLVLVDDPQGKHVGGLTAGPIFRRIMEGIYYNPETSPLSHNLAQVKPQNPCDVEFMGLTVDGAKKLADDKGCKVTFVGEGNRVMSQNVDGTGDAGIVLSLGNVSASRMPDLNGLSLRDAMEIMGNIRVNVEYEGKGRVVAQSPKPEEELRKGTICKLTLKERG, from the coding sequence GTGAATAACAAAGTCCAGATAGAACCGCTCGCCTTTATCAAGTGGCTCCTGATGAGCCTCATCGCTATCCTTGCGTGGCAGACGATAAACATCCAGGTGGTGAACCGCGAAGTTTACCAGACGCAGACTGAGAGCATGGTGGTCAGCACGAAAAACGTGCATGCCGACCGTGGCCGTATTCTGGACCGTAATGGAAACGTGTTCGCGGATAATGTCAGCGATTCGGCGAACAACTATAGCCGCCTTTTCTTGCAGGGTAAGCTTGCGAGCCAGCTCATCGGGAAGGTGGGGCACGATGGAAAGGGCAGCATGGGCCTTGAACTTACCTTTGACGAAAAGCTGAGGGGCGTTAGTGGCCTCAGGGTCGGGGTGAAGGACCTTTACACGCGTTCCCGCGAAGTGGCGAAGGCCGAACCCGGTATGAGCCTCGTGCTTACCATCGACAAGAACATACAGGAAATTGTCGAGAGGGAACTTAAGGACGGTGTCGAGGAATTTGACGCGAAGAGCGCGAGCGCGGTTGTGGTGGAGCCGTACACGGGCGAAATACTTGCGATGGCGAGCTACCCGACGTTCGATCCGAACTCCAAGACGCAGGGCGTTGGCCGCATGTCGAAAAACGATATCGTCTCCATGTCGTACGAACCGGGTTCTACCTTCAAGGTGATTACCGCCGCTGCGGCAATCGAGAACAAGGTGGTTGACCCGGCCCGCGTTTACGAGAACGAGGGCAAGTGCTGGAAATGGAACCCGAAATCGGAAAAGATTTGCGATACGCATATCTACGGCGACATGGACATGAGCGAGGCGATGGTGCAATCCTCGAACATCGTGTTTGCAAAGATTGCCGACGAGGTGGGCGCGGACAAGCTCTACCACATGGCGCGCAGTTTTGGTTTCGGTATGCCGACGTCGGAGTTCTTTGCCGGCGAGGAAAATGGCCGCCTGCTCAAGCCCTACGAACTCAAGCGCGATGACCGTACGCTGAAGACGATGGGTTTTGGCCACGCAGTTTCCGTGACGCCTATCCAGATGGCGATGGCTTATGCGGCAGTCGCGAATGGTGGCGTATTGATGGAACCGATGATTGTGCGTGAATGGCGCGATGCCCAGGATAGCGTTGTCGAGAAAAGAGCGCCGACTCCCGTGCGCCGCGTGATTTCTGAAAGCACGGCGTCGACAATCCGCTCCATGCTTTACCGCGTGGTGAACAGCGGTACAGCGAAGAAGGTGGTCTCGAAGAAGATTCCCGATGTGCTGTTCGGCGGCAAGACGGGTACGGCAGAAAAGTTCAACCAGGAAACGCAGAAGTATGACCGCGACCATCAGGTGGCATCGTTCATTGGCCTTGCCCCTGTGGAAGATACGCGCTACGTGTGCCTGGTGCTGGTCGATGACCCGCAGGGCAAGCACGTGGGCGGCCTTACCGCGGGCCCGATTTTCCGCCGGATTATGGAAGGCATCTACTACAATCCGGAAACATCGCCGCTTTCGCATAACCTCGCGCAGGTCAAGCCGCAGAACCCTTGCGATGTGGAATTTATGGGCCTGACTGTCGATGGCGCCAAGAAACTTGCCGATGACAAGGGCTGCAAGGTTACCTTCGTGGGTGAAGGCAACCGCGTGATGTCGCAGAATGTGGACGGAACGGGCGATGCGGGCATTGTGCTTTCGCTCGGGAACGTTTCGGCATCCAGAATGCCGGACCTGAACGGGCTTTCGCTCCGTGACGCTATGGAAATTATGGGCAATATACGCGTGAATGTGGAATACGAAGGCAAGGGCCGCGTAGTGGCGCAGTCCCCGAAGCCCGAGGAAGAACTCCGCAAGGGGACCATTTGCAAGTTGACGCTCAAGGAGAGAGGCTGA
- the rsmH gene encoding 16S rRNA (cytosine(1402)-N(4))-methyltransferase RsmH: MANADLRQTNLQTNEYSAALAGATDGVFYHDPVMLAECLDGLNIKPDGTYGDCTLGGGGHSYAIANKLNEEGTLHAFDRDEEAVAFATKRLAGVKCKFVVHPVRFGELKNEIAPNTLDGILYDLGISSHQVDDSKRGFTFVGDNPLDLRMDRREGTSAQEWLKNVDAETLAGALRKNSDMDRAFKLATRLVEMATIAKKEGRAILPSDVKSVVESVFPDKKREVNGLLARVFQAVRMEVNGELKEIEDSLRAAVDCLKVGGRLVVMSYHSVEDRCVKETAAEFERACICPENLPVCVCGGNHQKLRKVNRKPILPTNEEIANNSRARSAKLRVYERV; the protein is encoded by the coding sequence ATGGCAAACGCTGACCTCAGACAAACTAATTTACAGACAAACGAATATTCTGCGGCTCTTGCCGGCGCTACCGATGGCGTGTTCTATCACGACCCCGTGATGCTTGCCGAATGCCTTGATGGGTTGAACATCAAGCCTGACGGTACCTATGGCGACTGTACGCTGGGCGGTGGCGGACATTCCTACGCGATTGCAAATAAATTAAACGAAGAAGGAACGCTTCACGCGTTTGACCGCGACGAGGAAGCGGTTGCGTTTGCAACCAAGCGCCTTGCGGGTGTGAAGTGCAAGTTCGTGGTGCATCCGGTGCGTTTTGGCGAGCTGAAGAACGAGATTGCGCCGAACACTCTGGATGGCATCCTTTACGATTTGGGAATCAGCAGCCACCAGGTCGACGATTCCAAGCGCGGGTTCACCTTTGTGGGCGATAACCCGCTCGACCTCCGCATGGACCGCCGTGAAGGAACCTCTGCGCAGGAATGGCTCAAGAATGTCGATGCAGAAACGCTTGCCGGTGCTCTCCGCAAGAATTCGGATATGGACCGTGCGTTCAAACTTGCGACCCGCCTTGTAGAAATGGCGACTATCGCCAAAAAGGAAGGCCGTGCCATCTTGCCCTCGGACGTGAAGTCTGTTGTGGAATCGGTATTCCCCGACAAGAAGCGCGAAGTGAACGGCCTTTTGGCCCGCGTATTCCAGGCGGTACGCATGGAAGTGAACGGTGAACTGAAGGAAATCGAGGACAGCCTCCGCGCCGCGGTGGATTGCCTCAAGGTGGGTGGCCGCCTGGTGGTGATGAGCTACCATTCCGTGGAAGACCGCTGTGTCAAGGAAACGGCTGCCGAATTCGAACGCGCTTGCATTTGCCCGGAGAACCTGCCGGTATGCGTGTGCGGTGGCAATCACCAGAAGCTTAGGAAGGTCAATCGCAAGCCGATTTTGCCGACAAACGAAGAAATTGCGAACAACAGCAGGGCTCGCTCTGCAAAACTAAGGGTTTACGAACGGGTATGA
- a CDS encoding division/cell wall cluster transcriptional repressor MraZ, with amino-acid sequence MDLGYFIGSAKTAIDGKGRSSFPRELRRQLWASEGTEFVVARDPDHTLRLYMLPEYAKFMAELDAFIDRPRADEFRKQLDASLVEMDGQNRILIPKKLLEYAGLTTEVVYTPGRGRSLELWNPERFENKSKIDTDAAQKSFDEMFRLIGSSGGLDGKR; translated from the coding sequence ATGGATTTAGGTTATTTCATAGGCAGCGCCAAGACGGCGATAGACGGAAAGGGAAGGTCTTCCTTCCCTAGGGAACTCCGTCGCCAGCTGTGGGCTTCCGAAGGGACTGAGTTCGTAGTCGCTCGCGACCCGGACCACACCCTCCGGTTGTACATGCTGCCTGAGTACGCCAAATTCATGGCCGAACTCGATGCGTTCATAGATCGCCCTCGAGCCGATGAATTCCGGAAACAGCTCGATGCCAGCCTAGTAGAAATGGATGGCCAGAACCGCATTCTTATTCCCAAGAAATTGTTGGAATATGCGGGTCTCACGACAGAAGTGGTTTACACTCCCGGTCGTGGACGCTCTCTGGAATTGTGGAACCCCGAACGATTCGAAAACAAGAGCAAGATCGATACCGATGCTGCTCAGAAGTCGTTCGACGAAATGTTCCGCCTAATCGGTTCGTCGGGAGGTCTTGATGGCAAACGCTGA